One Ricinus communis isolate WT05 ecotype wild-type chromosome 1, ASM1957865v1, whole genome shotgun sequence DNA window includes the following coding sequences:
- the LOC8270591 gene encoding Golgi SNAP receptor complex member 1-2 translates to MTDPSLDLQESGWEELRREARKLEGDLDVKLSSYGKLGARFTQGGYVDTGSPTVGASRSGKSMEMEIQSLLEKLLDINDSMSRCAASAAPTTSVTQKLARHRDILHEFTQEFRRIKGNISSIREHAELLSSVRDDISDYKASGSMSPRMQLLRERAAIHGSIAHIDDVINQAQSTRAVLGSQRVLFGDVQGKVKLLSDKFPIIRGLLGSIRRRRSRDTLILSAVIAACTLFLIIYWLSK, encoded by the exons ATGACGGATCCGAGTCTAGATTTACAGGAGTCCGGTTGGGAAGAATTGAGGAGAGAAGCAAGAAAGCTCGAAGGAGATCTCGACGTTAAGCTCTCCTCATATGGGAAGCTTGGCGCTAGGTTCACTCAAGGag GTTATGTAGATACAGGTTCACCTACTGTTGGAGCCAGCAGGTCAGGGAAGTCCATGGAAATGGAAATCCAGTCATTGCTTGAGAAGCTACTAGATATTAATGATTCTATGAGTAGATGTGCTGCATCAGCTGCACCAACTACATCAGTTACTCAAAAGCTTGCTCGGCACAGAGACATACTTCATGAGTTTACCCAG GAATTTAGACGGATCAAGGGAAACATAAGCTCAATAAGGGAACACGCAGAGCTTCTGAGTTCAGTCAGAGATGATATTAGTGATTACAAG GCATCTGGGAGTATGTCCCCAAGAATGCAGTTATTAAGAGAAAGAGCAGCCATCCATGGAAGTATTGCTCAT ATAGATGATGTCATCAATCAAGCTCAATCTACGAGGGCTGTCTTAGGTTCTCAAAGGGTTTTGTTTGGAGATGTCCAAGGAAAAGTAAAGCTTCTAAGTGACAAATTTCCTATTATTCGCGGCCTCCTTG GTTCTATAAGGAGGAGGCGATCAAGAGACACCCTTATTCTCTCTGCTGTTATTGCAGCTTGCACGTTGTTTCTTATTATCTATTGGCTGTCAAAATAA
- the LOC8270589 gene encoding protein GRAVITROPIC IN THE LIGHT 1 produces the protein MSIILIIKKKKRKAQEAKTYTYLPFKTFKAQSGRSSSSSSSASQEFSSFYSLPLFLFLFPLNNLYTNKLKGKRKVWEFNSILLNKTQIEKRHRKREKKFLMTEMMDTTSSATPKAPPISEMFQKFALAFKTKTFEFFADEETATAAADDDGLSLLDSAEDFIPDQKVIILKPDQPFNQETQPLWQQSTALKSSEVTKITPLNTQLAQTLISSIFATVSSLEASYLQLQSAHVPFNEESITAADEALVSHLQRLADLKQLYGDMCKNPDSGADLGIGSCLEAQVQENQSKLRVLGTVSDHLQEEIDRKDNEVFELRKKLSDIQRSNFKLSKRLTGNFNLNSSSCDVLLSARVFDSVLKDACKATHKFSKILIELMRKAGWDLGLAANSVHADIQYAKTGHNRYAFLSYVCLGMFRGFDLKGFGLEEDVDAEILGNGHNSDSMKTKGSLKQLLEHVSSSPVELISRNPGCEFSKFCEKKYQELVHPTMESSIFSNLDHNEVVLNSWRSLSIFYELFVNMASSVWTLHKLAFSFDPVAEIFQVERGVDFSMVYMEDVTRRCTLPAKARMKVGFTVVPGFKVGKTIIQSQVYLCGFNCTE, from the coding sequence ATGtctataatattaataattaaaaaaaaaaaaagaaaggctcAGGAAGCCAAAACCTACACATACCTTCCTTTCAAGACATTCAAAGCACAATCCGGAAGAAGTAGTAGCAGTAGTAGTAGTGCATCTCAAGAATTCTCTTCCTTTTACTCTCTCCCTTtgttccttttccttttcccttTAAACAATCTTTACACAAACAAATTgaaggggaaaagaaaagtttgggAATTCAATTCCATTCTCTTAAACAAAACCCAAATCGAGAAAAGACacaggaaaagagaaaagaaatttctcaTGACTGAAATGATGGATACCACATCATCGGCAACACCCAAAGCTCCACCAATCTCTGAAATGTTTCAAAAATTCGCCTTGGCTTTCAAGACCAAAACTTTCGAGTTCTTCGCCGATGAAGAAACCGCCACCGCTGCCGCCGATGATGACGGTTTATCTCTCCTTGACTCCGCCGAAGACTTCATTCCTGACCAGAAAGTTATTATTCTCAAACCTGACCAACCCTTTAACCAAGAAACCCAACCATTATGGCAGCAATCAACGGCATTGAAGTCTTCAGAGGTTACCAAGATCACGCCTTTAAATACCCAGTTGGCTCAAACTTTGATTTCTTCAATATTTGCAACGGTTTCTTCACTCGAGGCATCGTATTTGCAGCTACAGAGTGCCCATGTGCCTTTTAATGAGGAGAGCATAACAGCTGCTGATGAGGCTTTGGTTTCGCATCTTCAAAGACTGGCTGATTTAAAGCAATTATATGGGGATATGTGTAAAAATCCAGACTCTGGTGCTGATTTGGGTATTGGGTCTTGCTTAGAAGCTCAAGTACAAGAGAATCAAAGCAAGTTGAGAGTTTTGGGGACCGTTTCTGATCATTTACAAGAAGAGATTGATAGAAAGGATAATGAAGTTTTTGAGTTAAGGAAGAAATTGAGTGACATACAAAGGTCTAATTTCAAGTTGTCAAAGAGGCTAACtggtaatttcaatttgaatTCATCTTCTTGTGATGTTTTATTGTCTGCTAGGGTTTTTGATTCTGTGTTAAAAGATGCTTGTAAAGCTACACACAagtttagtaaaattttaattgaattgatGAGAAAAGCTGGGTGGGATTTGGGTTTGGCCGCTAATTCAGTTCATGCTGATATTCAATACGCTAAAACAGGGCATAATCGCTATGCTTTTCTATCATATGTTTGTTTAGGCATGTTTCGAGGTTTTGATTTAAAAGGGTTTGGTTTGGAGGAGGATGTTGATGCTGAAATCCTGGGTAATGGGCATAACTCTGATTCCATGAAGACCAAGGGTTCATTAAAGCAATTACTTGAGCATGTGTCAAGTAGTCCTGTGGAGTTAATAAGCAGGAACCCTGGTTGTGAATTCTCAAAATTTTGTGAAAAGAAGTATCAAGAACTTGTTCACCCAACAATGGAATCATCGATTTTCAGCAATTTGGATCATAACGAAGTTGTTTTGAATTCATGGAGATCGTTGAGTATATTCTATGAGTTGTTTGTTAACATGGCTAGTTCAGTATGGACGCTGCATAAATTGGCATTTTCATTTGATCCTGTCGCAGAGATTTTTCAGGTGGAAAGAGGTGTTGATTTTTCAATGGTATATATGGAAGATGTCACAAGAAGATGCACCTTGCCAGCTAAAGCCCGGATGAAGGTGGGTTTCACAGTAGTTCCAGGATTTAAGGTTGGAAAAACAATAATTCAATCTCAGGTCTATTTATGTGGCTTCAATTGTACAGAGTAG
- the LOC8270594 gene encoding plasmodesmata-located protein 8 isoform X2: MLMRSLRLHSTHKTILLHLKLTLLFFLFVSFSSHGNLVRAHVFIYAGCSQEKYQPSSPFEGNLNSLLASVVSSSSQASYDSFIIGNGTSAPAEASVFGLYQCRGDLKTIDCSRCIQSTVNQIGLVCPYSYGAALQLEGCYLRYEHNDFLGQLDTSLRYKKCSKSVNNDVEFFRRRDDVLADLQTGIGFKVSSSGLVEGYAQCLGDLNSADCSSCLANVVGMLKNLCGSASAADVFLGQCYARYWASGYYDISDSSNEDQVGKTVAIIVGVVAGLAVLIVLLSFCRKSMG, translated from the exons atgtTGATGAGAAGCCTTCGCTTGCACTCCACTCACAAAACCATCCTACTGCATCTCAAGCTTACTTtactcttctttctcttcgTTTCTTTCAGTAGCCATGGCAACCTTGTCAGAGCTCATGTCTTTATCTATGCAGGATGTTCTCAAGAAAAGTACCAACCGAGTTCTCCATTTGAAGGAAACCTCAATTCCCTTCTTGCATCAGTTGTAAGCTCATCTTCTCAAGCATCTTATGATAGCTTTATTATTGGAAATGGAACTTCAGCACCGGCTGAAGCTAGTGTATTTGGTTTGTATCAGTGCAGGGGTGATTTGAAAACTATAGATTGTTCAAGGTGCATACAAAGCACGGTTAATCAGATAGGTCTTGTCTGTCCATACTCTTACGGTGCTGCTTTGCAACTAGAAGGCTGTTATCTAAGATATGAGCATAATGATTTCTTAGGGCAGCTTGATACAAGTCTGAGATACAAGAAGTGTAGTAAAAGTGTAAACAACGATGTTGAGTTCTTTCGGCGAAGAGATGATGTTCTTGCTGACTTGCAAACAGGCATAGGATTCAAAGTCAGTAGTTCAGGTTTGGTTGAAGGTTATGCTCAGTGTTTGGGGGATTTAAACTCAGCTGATTGCTCTTCCTGCCTCGCCAATGTCGTCGGAATGTTGAAGAATTTATGCGGATCTGCTTCGGCTGCGGATGTTTTCTTGGGGCAGTGTTATGCTCGGTACTGGGCATCCGGCTACTATGATATATCAG ATTCCTCAAACGAGGATCAAGTGGGAAAAACAGTGGCCATTATCGTTGGTGTAGTAGCAGGTCTTGCTGTCCTGATTGTTCTTCTCTCATTCTGCCGTAAATcaatgg GTTAA
- the LOC8270590 gene encoding axial regulator YABBY 1 isoform X1 → MSSSSAAFSPDHLSPSDQLCYVHCNFCDTVLAVSVPCSSLFKTVTVRCGHCTNLLTVNMRSLLLPAANQLHLGHAFFNHQNILVDEEIRNAAPPNMLINQPNPNEPVMPVRGGIHEDLPKPPVVNRPPEKRQRVPSAYNRFIKDEIQRIKAGNPDISHREAFSAAAKNWAHFPHIHFGLMPDQPVKKANVRQQEGEDVLMKDGFFPPANVGVSPY, encoded by the exons ATGTCCTCCTCATCAGCTGCCTTTTCACCGGACCACCTCTCTCCCTCCGACCAGCTCTGTTACGTCCATTGCAACTTTTGTGACACTGTCCTCGCG GTGAGTGTCCCTTGCTCTAGCTTGTTCAAGACTGTTACAGTTCGATGCGGCCACTGCACCAACCTCTTGACTGTGAACATGCGCAGCCTCCTTCTTCCTGCGGCTAACCAGCTCCATCTCGGTCATGCTTTCTTCAATCATCAGAATATTCTGGTAGAT GAGGAGATCCGGAACGCGGCACCTCCGAATATGCTTATCAATCAGCCAAACCCAAATGAGCCTGTTATGCCAGTTAGAGGAGGAATTCATGAGGACCTCCCTAAGCCACCTGTCGTTAACAGAC CTCCGGAGAAGAGACAGAGAGTCCCATCTGCCTACAACCGCTTTATCAA GGACGAGATACAGCGCATCAAAGCTGGGAATCCTGATATAAGCCACAGAGAAGCATTTAGTGCTGCTGCAAAGAAT TGGGCCCACTTCCCTCACATTCACTTCGGACTTATGCCTGATCAGCCCGTGAAGAAAGCTAACGTGCGCCAACAG GAAGGAGAGGATGTGCTCATGAAAGATGGTTTTTTTCCTCCTGCCAATGTAGGTGTTAGTCCCTACTAA
- the LOC125371081 gene encoding uncharacterized protein LOC125371081, producing MPKSKKDLLPYKYIGKATNGTTTSGGSQLLPLSRTTSCNSFMAMNFTCGSNWLRKLEFSVGPLGQRRKAETSKHTPQSVHLGRCTFAGCSQQKMMAKVGPSDANIFKNFESQWGRPGNACFESQNGGAGWVTSAARLSNQLGCVAVCLPLSYQTFSSYILNA from the exons ATGCCCAAAAGCAAAAAGGACCTTCTCCCCTACAAATATATTGGTAAAGCAACAAATGGAACAACAACTAGTGGAGGCTCACAGTTGCTGCCATTGTCGCGCACAACAAGCTGCAATTCATTCATGGCCATGAACTTTACTTGTG GAAGCAATTGGCTTAGAAAGTTGGAATTTTCTGTTGGGCCGTTGGGTCAGAGAAGAAAAGCAGAAACGTCCAAACACACTCCGCAATCCGTACACTTGGGGCGTTGTACTTTTGCCGGATGTAGTCAGCAAAAGATGATGGCGAAAGTAGGACCGTCGGATGCTAATATCTTCAAAAACTTCGAGAGTCAGTGGGGCCGGCCGGGTAACGCGTGTTTTGAGTCGCAAAATGGTGGGGCTGGCTGGGTCACCTCAGCTGCTAGATTATCTAACCAACTGGGCTGTGTGGCTGTTTGTCTTCCTCTTTCATACCAAACATTCAGTTCCTACATACTTAATGCCTGA
- the LOC8270594 gene encoding plasmodesmata-located protein 8 isoform X3 → MLMRSLRLHSTHKTILLHLKLTLLFFLFVSFSSHGNLVRAHVFIYAGCSQEKYQPSSPFEGNLNSLLASVCRGDLKTIDCSRCIQSTVNQIGLVCPYSYGAALQLEGCYLRYEHNDFLGQLDTSLRYKKCSKSVNNDVEFFRRRDDVLADLQTGIGFKVSSSGLVEGYAQCLGDLNSADCSSCLANVVGMLKNLCGSASAADVFLGQCYARYWASGYYDISVDSSNEDQVGKTVAIIVGVVAGLAVLIVLLSFCRKSMG, encoded by the exons atgtTGATGAGAAGCCTTCGCTTGCACTCCACTCACAAAACCATCCTACTGCATCTCAAGCTTACTTtactcttctttctcttcgTTTCTTTCAGTAGCCATGGCAACCTTGTCAGAGCTCATGTCTTTATCTATGCAGGATGTTCTCAAGAAAAGTACCAACCGAGTTCTCCATTTGAAGGAAACCTCAATTCCCTTCTTGCATCAGTT TGCAGGGGTGATTTGAAAACTATAGATTGTTCAAGGTGCATACAAAGCACGGTTAATCAGATAGGTCTTGTCTGTCCATACTCTTACGGTGCTGCTTTGCAACTAGAAGGCTGTTATCTAAGATATGAGCATAATGATTTCTTAGGGCAGCTTGATACAAGTCTGAGATACAAGAAGTGTAGTAAAAGTGTAAACAACGATGTTGAGTTCTTTCGGCGAAGAGATGATGTTCTTGCTGACTTGCAAACAGGCATAGGATTCAAAGTCAGTAGTTCAGGTTTGGTTGAAGGTTATGCTCAGTGTTTGGGGGATTTAAACTCAGCTGATTGCTCTTCCTGCCTCGCCAATGTCGTCGGAATGTTGAAGAATTTATGCGGATCTGCTTCGGCTGCGGATGTTTTCTTGGGGCAGTGTTATGCTCGGTACTGGGCATCCGGCTACTATGATATATCAG TAGATTCCTCAAACGAGGATCAAGTGGGAAAAACAGTGGCCATTATCGTTGGTGTAGTAGCAGGTCTTGCTGTCCTGATTGTTCTTCTCTCATTCTGCCGTAAATcaatgg GTTAA
- the LOC8270590 gene encoding axial regulator YABBY 1 isoform X2, whose product MSSSSAAFSPDHLSPSDQLCYVHCNFCDTVLAVSVPCSSLFKTVTVRCGHCTNLLTVNMRSLLLPAANQLHLGHAFFNHQNILEEIRNAAPPNMLINQPNPNEPVMPVRGGIHEDLPKPPVVNRPPEKRQRVPSAYNRFIKDEIQRIKAGNPDISHREAFSAAAKNWAHFPHIHFGLMPDQPVKKANVRQQEGEDVLMKDGFFPPANVGVSPY is encoded by the exons ATGTCCTCCTCATCAGCTGCCTTTTCACCGGACCACCTCTCTCCCTCCGACCAGCTCTGTTACGTCCATTGCAACTTTTGTGACACTGTCCTCGCG GTGAGTGTCCCTTGCTCTAGCTTGTTCAAGACTGTTACAGTTCGATGCGGCCACTGCACCAACCTCTTGACTGTGAACATGCGCAGCCTCCTTCTTCCTGCGGCTAACCAGCTCCATCTCGGTCATGCTTTCTTCAATCATCAGAATATTCTG GAGGAGATCCGGAACGCGGCACCTCCGAATATGCTTATCAATCAGCCAAACCCAAATGAGCCTGTTATGCCAGTTAGAGGAGGAATTCATGAGGACCTCCCTAAGCCACCTGTCGTTAACAGAC CTCCGGAGAAGAGACAGAGAGTCCCATCTGCCTACAACCGCTTTATCAA GGACGAGATACAGCGCATCAAAGCTGGGAATCCTGATATAAGCCACAGAGAAGCATTTAGTGCTGCTGCAAAGAAT TGGGCCCACTTCCCTCACATTCACTTCGGACTTATGCCTGATCAGCCCGTGAAGAAAGCTAACGTGCGCCAACAG GAAGGAGAGGATGTGCTCATGAAAGATGGTTTTTTTCCTCCTGCCAATGTAGGTGTTAGTCCCTACTAA
- the LOC8270594 gene encoding plasmodesmata-located protein 8 isoform X1, with protein sequence MLMRSLRLHSTHKTILLHLKLTLLFFLFVSFSSHGNLVRAHVFIYAGCSQEKYQPSSPFEGNLNSLLASVVSSSSQASYDSFIIGNGTSAPAEASVFGLYQCRGDLKTIDCSRCIQSTVNQIGLVCPYSYGAALQLEGCYLRYEHNDFLGQLDTSLRYKKCSKSVNNDVEFFRRRDDVLADLQTGIGFKVSSSGLVEGYAQCLGDLNSADCSSCLANVVGMLKNLCGSASAADVFLGQCYARYWASGYYDISVDSSNEDQVGKTVAIIVGVVAGLAVLIVLLSFCRKSMG encoded by the exons atgtTGATGAGAAGCCTTCGCTTGCACTCCACTCACAAAACCATCCTACTGCATCTCAAGCTTACTTtactcttctttctcttcgTTTCTTTCAGTAGCCATGGCAACCTTGTCAGAGCTCATGTCTTTATCTATGCAGGATGTTCTCAAGAAAAGTACCAACCGAGTTCTCCATTTGAAGGAAACCTCAATTCCCTTCTTGCATCAGTTGTAAGCTCATCTTCTCAAGCATCTTATGATAGCTTTATTATTGGAAATGGAACTTCAGCACCGGCTGAAGCTAGTGTATTTGGTTTGTATCAGTGCAGGGGTGATTTGAAAACTATAGATTGTTCAAGGTGCATACAAAGCACGGTTAATCAGATAGGTCTTGTCTGTCCATACTCTTACGGTGCTGCTTTGCAACTAGAAGGCTGTTATCTAAGATATGAGCATAATGATTTCTTAGGGCAGCTTGATACAAGTCTGAGATACAAGAAGTGTAGTAAAAGTGTAAACAACGATGTTGAGTTCTTTCGGCGAAGAGATGATGTTCTTGCTGACTTGCAAACAGGCATAGGATTCAAAGTCAGTAGTTCAGGTTTGGTTGAAGGTTATGCTCAGTGTTTGGGGGATTTAAACTCAGCTGATTGCTCTTCCTGCCTCGCCAATGTCGTCGGAATGTTGAAGAATTTATGCGGATCTGCTTCGGCTGCGGATGTTTTCTTGGGGCAGTGTTATGCTCGGTACTGGGCATCCGGCTACTATGATATATCAG TAGATTCCTCAAACGAGGATCAAGTGGGAAAAACAGTGGCCATTATCGTTGGTGTAGTAGCAGGTCTTGCTGTCCTGATTGTTCTTCTCTCATTCTGCCGTAAATcaatgg GTTAA
- the LOC8270593 gene encoding auxin-responsive protein SAUR36 — MMKFKGFKIGKRLVRISRWIFRRTRNNPRYDRLCSSGPTCRLKPLTKLINWGRRLTKGAKSLCSAKPGSGYTHIGEEPIHEKPVTVPKGHLAVYVGQKDGDFHRVLVPVIYFNHPLFGELLREAEREYGFNQQGGITIPCRYSEFERVQTRIAAGSGVRALMRRRNHY, encoded by the coding sequence ATGATGAAGTTCAAAGGCTTCAAGATTGGAAAACGGCTGGTTCGGATCTCCAGATGGATTTTCAGAAGGACCCGGAACAATCCCAGATACGACAGGCTATGCTCATCAGGACCAACATGCAGGCTGAAGCCTCTCACGAAGCTTATCAACTGGGGTCGCCGCTTGACAAAAGGCGCAAAATCACTATGCTCTGCAAAACCCGGGTCGGGTTATACCCATATCGGCGAGGAGCCTATCCATGAAAAACCGGTGACAGTGCCTAAAGGACACTTGGCGGTTTATGTGGGTCAAAAAGATGGGGACTTTCATAGAGTCTTGGTACCTGTAATCTACTTTAATCATCCTCTATTTGGCGAGTTATTAAGGGAAGCGGAAAGAGAGTATGGATTCAATCAACAAGGTGGGATTACTATTCCTTGCCGATATTCGGAGTTTGAGAGAGTCCAAACTCGAATTGCGGCAGGGTCCGGTGTCCGTGCGCTGATGCGGAGACGCAACCACTATTAA